In Candidatus Kaistella beijingensis, a genomic segment contains:
- a CDS encoding amidohydrolase family protein, with protein MRFFDFHSHPVLKQLFNDNPNIDSLIYRSDVATLPALCSDLPTIIESQTHQSQLADFQDEVIIGAALYSVESYVAKAVIPLRKYLKQNSQFKLSQKVLEDAKDNSMKPFKDFLMDRTLKKYLQSHSYNVLTKSSFSKALPKNKVNVFFTIEGCHSLVDRPNFCDAANKYSPTEILGNLDKVQEKARIIAVNLTHLQQSNLCNHAFGMQIADGNDFFPNGNGLTNDGRKVTQGLFDRAVCVDLKHMSYKSRKDLMSEIDAKKFKNVQPLICSHAGFTGTSFKNWAGSIQMVKNVKGSVYLEITKSLHSKNLGRRPGFPTFNASTINLFDEEIAWIVKNDGVIGISLDRRILGYIDLHDERPTGINSNSDVLVDKEFFSAEEWNALGIKKSLIGNTIDSDDILTSSELSECTEASITARNEFFSDHILNHLKHYFQVCKDHGISIAKAQKQITIGSDFDGLINPFANISTVQKMSDLKTYIRMNLLYFLKDLKDSKKWCSELNVDVFVEDLFYNNGYRFIESRF; from the coding sequence ATGAGATTCTTTGATTTTCACAGCCATCCCGTTTTAAAACAACTTTTCAACGACAATCCTAATATTGATTCGCTTATTTATCGCAGTGATGTTGCGACTTTACCGGCTTTATGCAGCGATTTGCCAACGATTATTGAAAGTCAGACTCATCAATCGCAATTGGCAGATTTTCAAGATGAAGTTATTATTGGAGCCGCACTTTACAGCGTTGAGAGTTACGTGGCAAAAGCAGTTATTCCTTTAAGAAAATATCTTAAACAAAATTCACAATTCAAACTTTCTCAAAAGGTTTTGGAAGACGCCAAAGATAATTCGATGAAACCTTTCAAGGACTTTTTGATGGACAGAACCTTGAAAAAATATCTGCAAAGTCATTCCTATAATGTTCTTACAAAAAGCAGTTTTAGTAAAGCGCTTCCGAAGAACAAAGTCAATGTTTTCTTCACGATTGAAGGTTGTCATTCTTTGGTGGATCGTCCAAATTTTTGTGATGCTGCCAATAAGTACAGTCCAACTGAAATTCTCGGTAATCTCGACAAAGTTCAAGAAAAAGCACGAATTATTGCAGTAAATCTCACCCACTTGCAGCAATCAAATCTATGCAATCACGCATTCGGAATGCAGATTGCAGATGGAAACGATTTTTTCCCTAATGGAAATGGTTTAACCAATGATGGAAGAAAGGTAACCCAGGGACTTTTTGACAGAGCTGTGTGTGTTGATTTAAAGCACATGAGTTATAAGTCCCGAAAAGATTTGATGTCTGAAATTGACGCAAAAAAGTTCAAAAATGTACAACCGTTAATTTGCTCACACGCTGGATTTACAGGAACTTCCTTTAAAAATTGGGCGGGTTCCATTCAAATGGTGAAAAATGTGAAGGGTTCGGTTTATCTGGAAATTACCAAATCACTACATTCAAAAAATTTAGGACGAAGACCTGGATTTCCTACTTTTAATGCTTCCACAATTAATCTTTTTGACGAAGAAATTGCGTGGATCGTAAAAAATGATGGTGTCATTGGAATTTCACTTGACCGACGAATTCTCGGCTATATAGATTTGCATGATGAAAGACCAACCGGAATTAATTCAAACTCTGATGTGCTCGTGGACAAGGAGTTTTTTTCTGCCGAGGAATGGAATGCCTTAGGAATTAAGAAATCACTGATTGGAAATACAATTGATTCAGATGATATTCTCACATCATCCGAACTTTCGGAATGTACAGAAGCATCGATAACGGCAAGGAATGAATTTTTTTCAGACCATATTTTGAATCACCTCAAACATTATTTCCAAGTCTGCAAAGACCACGGAATTTCTATTGCAAAGGCGCAAAAACAAATTACCATCGGTTCAGACTTTGATGGATTGATTAATCCGTTTGCCAATATTTCAACAGTTCAAAAAATGAGTGATTTGAAAACTTATATTAGAATGAACCTGCTTTATTTCTTGAAGGATTTAAAGGATTCTAAAAAATGGTGTTCAGAACTCAATGTGGATGTTTTTGTGGAAGATTTATTCTACAATAATGGCTACAGATTCATTGAATCCAGATTTTGA
- a CDS encoding S9 family peptidase, with amino-acid sequence MRIEYLFPVFLFCGATLFSQTKNENIVPNENLIVENIPAIPKSLNEKTKKYSESRGASLTAVHPNGKELIMVTRFASTNQLHKLSQPMGARKQLTFFDEPVNFADYEPTKGEYLIYSKDIGGNEFGQLFKLDLKAMESTLLTDGGRSQNGGITWKKDGSGFYFSSTKRNGGDRDIYFMNPSKPEETILILEVKGGGWGINDISDDGKKLIIGEYISANESHLYLLDTQTKKLEPITDRTEKQIVQGRAKFAKNPDEIFYITDRDNEFARLATFNLKTKKINYFTSNIPWEVSNYALTKDKTKLAFQTNEGGLHKMYLMDTANKKYSEVQGLPVGLIGGIDFSNDGKSLFFSQSTYDSSADIYRLDLASNRVERWTESEQGEMQKSDMSQPKLIEWNSFDGMKITGFYYPASSKFTGKRPVLINIHGGPEGQSMASSLGSGNYYTNEMGVSVIFPNVRGSSGFGKTFIASDNGFLRMNSVKDIGALLDWIAKQPELDKDRIMIMGGSYGGFMTLATAYEYADKIRCSVDIVGISDFNTFLKNTEEYRRDLRRVEYGDERDTKMSEFFTKIAPLNNTDKIKKPMFIIQGTNDPRVPVTEATQMRDKLKAQGNTVWYLEAKNEGHGFRKKENIDFQRLAVIKFMQEYLLK; translated from the coding sequence ATGAGAATCGAATACCTATTTCCAGTTTTTCTATTTTGTGGAGCGACATTATTCTCGCAAACAAAAAATGAAAACATTGTTCCGAACGAGAATCTAATTGTAGAAAACATTCCCGCAATTCCGAAAAGTTTAAATGAAAAAACCAAGAAGTATTCGGAAAGTCGAGGTGCAAGTTTAACCGCAGTTCATCCGAACGGAAAAGAGTTGATTATGGTTACACGATTTGCTTCAACCAACCAATTACACAAACTTTCTCAACCAATGGGAGCGAGAAAACAGTTGACCTTTTTCGATGAACCCGTGAATTTTGCGGATTATGAACCAACAAAAGGTGAATATCTAATTTATTCCAAAGACATTGGTGGAAATGAATTTGGACAGCTTTTTAAATTGGATTTAAAGGCGATGGAGTCAACACTATTAACTGACGGAGGAAGATCCCAAAACGGTGGAATTACTTGGAAGAAAGATGGGTCCGGATTTTATTTTTCATCCACGAAACGAAATGGCGGTGATCGGGATATTTATTTCATGAATCCCTCAAAACCTGAAGAAACCATATTGATTTTAGAAGTAAAAGGCGGCGGTTGGGGAATCAACGATATTTCTGATGATGGCAAAAAACTCATCATCGGGGAATATATTTCCGCAAATGAATCGCATCTTTATCTTTTAGATACACAAACAAAAAAGTTGGAACCAATCACCGACAGAACAGAAAAACAAATCGTACAAGGTCGAGCGAAATTTGCAAAAAATCCCGACGAAATTTTTTATATCACCGATCGCGATAACGAGTTTGCAAGATTGGCAACTTTCAATCTGAAAACCAAAAAAATCAACTATTTTACTTCCAATATTCCGTGGGAAGTTTCTAATTATGCTTTAACTAAAGATAAAACCAAACTCGCTTTTCAAACCAATGAAGGCGGACTTCATAAAATGTATTTAATGGATACTGCCAATAAAAAGTATTCAGAAGTTCAAGGATTACCGGTCGGTTTGATTGGCGGAATCGATTTTTCAAATGACGGAAAATCGCTATTCTTTTCACAATCAACTTATGATTCTTCCGCAGATATTTATAGATTAGATTTGGCTTCAAATAGAGTGGAAAGATGGACGGAAAGCGAACAGGGAGAAATGCAGAAATCCGATATGTCACAACCAAAATTGATTGAGTGGAATAGTTTCGACGGAATGAAAATTACAGGATTCTATTATCCAGCTTCTTCAAAATTCACGGGTAAAAGACCTGTTTTAATCAACATTCACGGCGGTCCGGAAGGTCAGTCGATGGCATCTTCTCTCGGTTCCGGAAATTATTATACGAATGAAATGGGAGTTTCCGTTATTTTTCCCAATGTGCGTGGATCTTCCGGTTTCGGAAAAACTTTTATCGCAAGTGACAATGGTTTTTTACGAATGAATTCGGTGAAAGATATCGGTGCTTTATTGGATTGGATTGCCAAACAACCTGAACTCGACAAAGACCGAATCATGATTATGGGTGGAAGTTACGGCGGTTTCATGACTTTGGCGACTGCTTATGAATATGCTGATAAAATCAGATGTTCTGTGGATATTGTAGGAATTTCTGACTTCAACACGTTCCTTAAAAATACAGAGGAATACAGAAGAGATTTAAGAAGGGTAGAATATGGCGATGAACGTGACACGAAAATGAGTGAATTTTTCACCAAAATCGCACCTTTGAATAATACGGACAAAATCAAAAAGCCGATGTTCATCATTCAGGGAACCAACGATCCAAGAGTTCCGGTGACGGAAGCGACCCAAATGCGCGATAAACTGAAAGCACAGGGAAATACAGTTTGGTATTTGGAAGCGAAAAATGAAGGTCACGGTTTCCGCAAAAAAGAGAATATAGATTTTCAAAGATTGGCGGTGATCAAATTTATGCAGGAATATTTGTTAAAATAG
- a CDS encoding patatin-like phospholipase family protein encodes MEKYQLGIVLSGGGTKGIAHAGVLKFLEEQDIHPEVLACCSAGSIVGTLYAVGKSPQEILDFFKSVYFFNWRHFAFNKPGLVSSKIFRNYLTPIFDEMTIGDLKKEVRIVATELVSGTQKIFGKDFNVIDAIIASCSIPGVTTPYIVGEEMYSDGGVLNNFPADIIQHDCKKMIGVFVSPPQDIEITDLNSIKAVVSRSYDLLSYRTELHKFSYCDWFITSKKLAHYGTFERKPERLQEIFEIGYTAAKDSFESFSG; translated from the coding sequence ATGGAAAAATACCAACTCGGAATCGTGCTTTCAGGCGGCGGAACAAAAGGAATCGCTCACGCAGGAGTTTTGAAATTTTTGGAGGAGCAAGATATTCATCCCGAAGTTCTCGCCTGTTGTAGTGCGGGATCTATTGTGGGAACGCTGTACGCAGTAGGAAAATCTCCGCAGGAAATTTTAGATTTTTTCAAGTCGGTTTATTTTTTTAACTGGCGACATTTTGCATTTAATAAGCCGGGATTGGTTTCATCAAAGATTTTCAGAAATTATTTGACCCCGATTTTCGATGAAATGACGATTGGAGATTTGAAGAAAGAGGTGCGAATTGTCGCCACAGAACTGGTTTCCGGTACACAGAAGATTTTTGGAAAAGATTTCAACGTGATTGATGCGATCATTGCTTCATGCTCGATTCCGGGAGTTACGACGCCGTATATTGTGGGTGAAGAAATGTACAGCGATGGCGGAGTTTTGAACAATTTTCCGGCAGATATCATTCAGCATGATTGCAAAAAGATGATTGGAGTTTTTGTTTCGCCGCCTCAAGATATCGAGATTACGGATTTGAATTCCATTAAAGCGGTCGTTTCTCGTTCTTATGATTTGCTTTCTTACCGCACGGAATTGCACAAATTCTCTTATTGCGATTGGTTTATCACCTCAAAAAAATTAGCACATTACGGAACTTTCGAAAGAAAGCCGGAAAGATTGCAGGAGATTTTCGAGATTGGCTATACTGCCGCGAAAGATTCTTTTGAGAGTTTTTCGGGTTAA
- a CDS encoding diacylglycerol kinase, with amino-acid sequence MRKPPFYKSVGNALRGVIWMLKSERNFQIEVFALLINLFLIVFLKLNTVDAAIILIVSFAVLSLEILNTAIEKVCDIIQPEFDLRIKVIKDISAAAVVLMALASVVVGVLVYWKYLF; translated from the coding sequence ATGAGAAAACCCCCGTTTTATAAAAGTGTAGGAAATGCGTTGAGAGGCGTGATTTGGATGTTGAAGTCTGAAAGAAATTTTCAGATTGAAGTTTTTGCGTTGCTGATTAATCTCTTTTTAATTGTCTTTTTAAAACTAAATACTGTTGATGCGGCAATTATTTTAATCGTTAGTTTCGCGGTTTTATCCTTAGAAATTCTCAATACGGCGATTGAAAAAGTTTGTGACATCATTCAACCCGAATTTGATTTGAGGATTAAAGTCATTAAAGATATTTCGGCGGCGGCAGTGGTTTTAATGGCTTTAGCTTCTGTGGTGGTGGGAGTTTTGGTTTATTGGAAATATTTGTTTTAA
- a CDS encoding M20/M25/M40 family metallo-hydrolase: MKQILIKILPLFLGGFLFAQTKADSIQFKNISDEMLANGTAYENLRDLTKNIGHRLSGSEAYEKSVDWAVQKLKEAGADKVWKEEVMVPVWERGKESLHINTGNGKWKSLRMLSLGNSEGTKGKDVEGEIIYVKNKEDFDKLPESQVKGKIVFFNYAFNQKFIVTGQAYVDAGIYRRSAASWAGKKGAKAVIIRSLSSAFDDVPHTGAMRYDKDDTTKIPAVAIGPKSADELENTLKSQKVYAKLNSNCTIKGEKLSHSVIGEITGTKDKSVIVVGGHLDSWDVGEGAHDDGAGIVQSIEILRTFKKLGIKNNHTIRVVCFANEENGVRGGNKYAENMQKNNEKHIFAIESDGGGFTPRGIALVMTPEKRKEVQSWRNLFLPYGIHNFEFQYAGTDIEPMEKLGVPLAELVPDSQRYFDIHHTEEDTFEKVNRRELLLGAVAMGQMIYMVDKNW; the protein is encoded by the coding sequence ATGAAACAAATTCTCATCAAAATACTTCCGCTCTTTTTGGGCGGATTTTTATTTGCTCAAACCAAAGCAGATTCAATTCAATTCAAAAATATTTCCGACGAAATGTTGGCAAATGGAACTGCTTATGAAAATCTTCGTGACTTAACAAAAAATATCGGACATCGATTGAGCGGTTCTGAAGCCTATGAAAAGTCCGTAGATTGGGCAGTTCAAAAATTAAAAGAGGCAGGTGCCGACAAAGTTTGGAAAGAAGAAGTCATGGTTCCTGTTTGGGAAAGAGGGAAAGAATCTCTTCACATCAACACGGGAAACGGAAAATGGAAATCTCTGAGAATGTTGTCTTTAGGAAATTCCGAGGGAACTAAAGGAAAAGATGTAGAAGGTGAAATCATCTACGTAAAAAATAAAGAAGATTTCGACAAATTACCGGAAAGTCAGGTGAAAGGAAAAATTGTCTTCTTTAATTATGCTTTTAACCAAAAATTCATTGTTACAGGACAGGCTTATGTAGATGCAGGGATTTACCGTCGTTCCGCTGCAAGTTGGGCAGGAAAGAAAGGTGCAAAAGCGGTAATTATCCGTTCACTTTCTTCAGCTTTTGATGACGTTCCACACACCGGTGCGATGCGTTACGACAAAGACGACACCACCAAAATTCCCGCCGTTGCAATTGGTCCGAAAAGTGCAGATGAATTGGAAAACACCTTGAAATCTCAAAAAGTTTATGCCAAATTAAATTCGAATTGTACGATCAAAGGTGAAAAATTATCTCATTCTGTCATTGGAGAAATTACAGGAACCAAAGATAAAAGCGTCATCGTCGTCGGTGGACATTTGGATTCTTGGGATGTTGGCGAAGGAGCACACGACGATGGAGCAGGAATTGTTCAAAGCATAGAAATCCTTCGCACATTCAAAAAATTAGGTATTAAAAATAATCACACGATTCGAGTTGTTTGCTTTGCCAATGAAGAAAACGGAGTTCGTGGCGGAAATAAATACGCAGAAAACATGCAGAAAAATAACGAAAAACATATTTTTGCCATTGAAAGTGACGGTGGCGGTTTTACGCCGCGCGGAATTGCTTTGGTGATGACTCCTGAAAAAAGAAAAGAAGTTCAGTCCTGGAGAAATCTCTTCCTTCCGTATGGAATTCATAATTTTGAATTTCAATATGCGGGAACTGATATTGAACCGATGGAAAAACTCGGTGTTCCTTTGGCAGAGCTCGTTCCTGATTCCCAAAGATATTTCGACATTCACCACACTGAAGAAGATACGTTTGAAAAAGTGAACCGTCGCGAATTGCTTTTGGGAGCGGTTGCAATGGGACAAATGATTTATATGGTGGATAAAAATTGGTGA
- a CDS encoding DUF1015 domain-containing protein yields the protein MPIFRPFRGIRPSDDYVDTFPTHPLDNFTQEEINKKAQQDSSYIQMIKPYVVSKSKDIDRNLRKIRTNFEELLADNKLVQDNSSYYLYEQIMPNKSVFRGLLGLVSVDDFRNGKIKKHESTLTHKKEKLAYYLEKVNIQAEPVLLTYMANPKVELLMNHEEKNVPVLNYLDDSGTRHKVWRIDNRLKMQQFKEVLEQIDSFYIADGHHRIGSTALNAKNLQEKNKKHTGLEHYNFVYSFIVSNQSIKIHDYNRLLEDLNGLSEEEFLKKIEENFLIHDKGEAPYYPSQKFHISMYLGGKFYSLHVKHDLRKKMSELNDLDHFLLEEFIIKDILGIDDPKTTDKITYIKGNSGIEGILNIKEKVDSGKYKVGFGIYPVSFNDLLKVSDKNIKMPPKCTYIEPKLVTALVMYDMK from the coding sequence ATGCCTATTTTCAGACCATTTCGCGGAATTCGTCCAAGCGATGATTATGTGGACACCTTTCCAACACATCCTTTAGATAACTTCACACAGGAAGAAATCAATAAAAAAGCACAACAGGATTCATCTTACATTCAGATGATCAAACCTTATGTGGTGAGTAAATCTAAAGATATCGACCGAAATTTGAGGAAAATCAGGACTAATTTTGAAGAACTTTTAGCCGATAACAAACTCGTTCAGGATAATTCTTCTTATTATCTTTATGAGCAGATTATGCCCAATAAATCGGTGTTTCGTGGACTTTTAGGTTTGGTAAGTGTAGATGATTTCAGGAATGGAAAAATCAAAAAGCATGAATCAACTTTAACTCATAAAAAAGAAAAACTCGCGTATTATCTCGAAAAAGTCAATATTCAGGCAGAACCGGTATTACTGACTTACATGGCAAATCCAAAGGTTGAATTGCTGATGAATCACGAGGAAAAAAATGTTCCTGTTTTGAATTATCTAGACGACAGCGGAACCCGTCACAAAGTCTGGCGAATTGACAACCGATTGAAAATGCAGCAATTCAAGGAAGTTTTAGAACAAATAGATTCTTTTTACATTGCGGATGGTCATCACAGAATTGGTTCCACAGCTTTGAATGCCAAAAATCTTCAGGAAAAAAATAAGAAACATACGGGACTTGAACATTACAATTTCGTTTATAGTTTCATCGTTTCCAATCAATCCATTAAAATTCACGATTACAACAGACTTTTGGAAGATCTGAACGGACTTTCCGAAGAAGAGTTTTTAAAGAAAATCGAGGAAAATTTCTTGATTCATGATAAAGGTGAAGCGCCTTATTATCCTTCACAAAAGTTTCACATTTCCATGTATTTGGGCGGAAAATTTTATTCACTCCACGTAAAACACGATTTGCGTAAAAAGATGAGCGAGTTGAATGACCTCGACCATTTCCTTTTGGAAGAGTTCATTATTAAAGATATCCTAGGAATTGATGACCCAAAAACCACCGATAAAATCACTTACATCAAAGGAAATTCGGGAATTGAAGGTATTTTAAACATCAAAGAAAAAGTAGATTCAGGAAAATATAAGGTCGGTTTCGGAATTTATCCTGTGAGTTTCAATGACTTGCTAAAAGTCTCTGATAAAAACATCAAAATGCCGCCGAAATGTACTTATATCGAACCAAAACTGGTGACGGCTTTGGTGATGTATGATATGAAGTAA
- a CDS encoding D-2-hydroxyacid dehydrogenase yields MKVLANDGISKAGENVLKEAGIELVEAKVSQEHLANFINENQIDVLLVRSATKVRQDLIDACPTLKIIGRGGVGMDNIDVEYAIDKGIYVINTPNASSRSVAEMVFAHFFSLARFLHEANRMMPLEGETNFKALKKSYSNAYELEGKTLGVIGFGGIGQEVVKMGISLGMKVKVLTRKPHTKTLTLDFFDGQKVNFEISSNNNMDEFLKDTDFISINTPKTNEYIIDTPQFEKMKDGVFIVNTARGGVINEVTLLDFIESGKVEGAALDVFENEPTPELTILMNPSLSLSPHLGGNTVDAQEKIGKELASQIIEIKNKL; encoded by the coding sequence ATGAAAGTTTTAGCAAACGACGGAATTTCTAAAGCGGGAGAAAACGTACTGAAAGAAGCGGGAATCGAATTGGTGGAAGCCAAAGTTTCACAGGAACATTTGGCAAATTTCATCAATGAAAACCAAATCGACGTCCTATTAGTGAGAAGTGCAACAAAAGTTCGACAGGATTTAATTGACGCTTGTCCCACATTAAAAATTATCGGAAGAGGCGGCGTTGGAATGGACAACATCGATGTGGAATATGCGATTGACAAAGGAATTTACGTGATTAACACTCCAAATGCTTCTTCGCGTTCGGTTGCGGAAATGGTTTTCGCGCATTTCTTTTCTTTGGCAAGATTTCTTCACGAAGCCAACAGAATGATGCCTCTTGAAGGAGAAACCAACTTTAAAGCCCTGAAAAAATCCTATTCCAATGCCTACGAATTAGAAGGCAAAACTTTAGGCGTTATCGGATTTGGCGGAATTGGGCAAGAAGTGGTGAAAATGGGAATTTCTTTAGGAATGAAAGTAAAAGTTCTGACAAGAAAACCACACACGAAAACGTTGACTTTAGATTTCTTTGACGGACAAAAAGTGAATTTCGAAATTTCCTCCAACAACAATATGGATGAATTTTTGAAAGACACCGATTTCATCAGCATCAACACGCCAAAAACCAACGAATACATTATCGACACACCTCAATTTGAAAAAATGAAAGACGGTGTTTTCATCGTAAACACAGCAAGAGGTGGCGTGATCAATGAAGTGACCCTACTCGACTTCATTGAATCAGGAAAAGTTGAAGGAGCTGCATTGGATGTTTTTGAAAACGAACCCACTCCTGAACTGACGATTTTGATGAATCCAAGTCTTTCACTTTCACCACATTTGGGTGGAAATACTGTTGATGCACAGGAAAAAATTGGCAAAGAACTTGCTTCGCAAATCATTGAAATAAAAAATAAACTATAG
- the serC gene encoding 3-phosphoserine/phosphohydroxythreonine transaminase, whose protein sequence is MSKKHNFSAGPCILPQEVFEKSAQAILDFNGMGLSLLEISHRSKDFVAVMEEARAIVKRLMNLGDDYEVLYLGGGASLQFLMVPFNLMKAENGKAAYLDTGTWASGAIKEAKKIGTVDVVGSSKAENYSFIPKDYKVGSEYDYFHCTSNNTIYGTQMKNFPDVDTLMVCDMSSDIFSRVIDFSKFDVIYAGAQKNMGPAGVTLVVVKKDILGKTGRDIPSYLDWSLHIAKESMFNTPPVFPVYASLLTLQHLENHGGIAEAEKRNEAKAKLLYDEIDRNPLFECFCVKEDRSLMNVSFKLTDESKKEEFDNAWKAAGISGLNGHRSLGGYRASLYNALPIESVQVLVDVMRSVK, encoded by the coding sequence ATGAGCAAAAAACACAATTTCAGCGCAGGTCCGTGCATTTTACCTCAGGAAGTTTTCGAAAAATCAGCACAGGCAATTTTAGATTTCAATGGAATGGGACTTTCCCTCCTTGAAATTTCACACAGAAGCAAGGATTTTGTCGCAGTAATGGAAGAAGCAAGAGCGATTGTAAAGCGACTGATGAATCTCGGCGATGATTACGAAGTTCTTTATTTAGGAGGTGGCGCAAGTTTGCAATTTTTGATGGTTCCTTTCAATCTGATGAAGGCAGAAAACGGAAAAGCAGCATATCTCGATACAGGGACTTGGGCTTCAGGAGCGATTAAAGAAGCAAAAAAGATAGGAACTGTGGATGTTGTGGGCTCATCTAAAGCTGAAAATTATTCCTTTATTCCTAAAGATTACAAAGTGGGAAGCGAATACGATTATTTCCATTGTACATCAAATAATACGATTTACGGAACACAGATGAAAAACTTCCCCGATGTTGATACATTGATGGTTTGCGACATGAGTTCCGATATTTTTTCAAGAGTTATTGATTTCTCAAAATTTGACGTGATTTATGCGGGTGCACAAAAAAATATGGGACCTGCAGGTGTTACTTTGGTGGTGGTGAAGAAAGATATTTTGGGTAAAACTGGCCGCGATATTCCTTCTTACTTGGATTGGTCACTTCATATTGCGAAAGAATCGATGTTCAACACTCCTCCTGTTTTTCCTGTTTATGCTTCGCTTTTAACGCTTCAACATTTGGAAAATCATGGTGGAATTGCAGAAGCAGAAAAAAGAAATGAAGCAAAAGCAAAACTTCTATACGACGAAATCGACCGCAATCCTTTGTTTGAATGTTTCTGCGTAAAAGAAGACCGTTCTTTGATGAATGTATCTTTCAAATTAACCGACGAGTCTAAAAAAGAGGAATTCGACAACGCTTGGAAAGCAGCAGGAATCAGCGGTTTGAACGGACACCGAAGTTTGGGCGGCTACAGAGCGAGTTTGTACAACGCTTTACCAATTGAGAGTGTGCAGGTTTTAGTGGACGTAATGCGTTCTGTCAAATAA
- a CDS encoding 4Fe-4S dicluster domain-containing protein, with the protein MAIRITDECINCGACEPECPNNAIYEGAVDWKASDGTALKGKVVMKSGLTIDADAPQEPISDDIYFIVPDKCTECKGFHEEPQCAAVCPVDCCIPDEDHVESEESLLEKKAFLHGE; encoded by the coding sequence ATGGCTATTAGAATAACAGATGAATGTATCAACTGCGGTGCTTGCGAACCTGAATGCCCAAACAACGCAATTTATGAGGGAGCAGTAGATTGGAAAGCTTCCGACGGAACCGCGTTGAAAGGAAAAGTAGTGATGAAATCGGGACTGACGATTGATGCAGATGCTCCACAAGAACCCATTTCCGACGATATTTACTTTATCGTGCCCGACAAATGTACAGAATGTAAAGGTTTCCATGAGGAACCGCAATGTGCAGCGGTTTGTCCGGTTGACTGCTGTATTCCCGACGAGGACCATGTAGAATCCGAAGAAAGCTTACTGGAGAAAAAGGCCTTCCTTCACGGAGAATAA
- a CDS encoding acyl-CoA reductase: MNIEKMISGLCKVGDYIKEFLEKKPENYNENDEKFSALLRKSEIENSWFTIENQKFSLKQWSALLTEQNIKNWLSNYQIAKISKKVGLILAGNIPMVGFHDVMSVVLSGNIPVIKLSSKDKLMIPFLLKKWNEFSGGNVEYELVEKLENFDAVIATGSNNTARYLEYYFKNHLSIIRKNRTSIAVLNGDETDEQLQLLADDIFRYFGLGCRNVTRIFIPEDFKIDRLFENFLNFKEIINHNKYANNYEYNRAIYLLNQERFWDNNFVMLKEDENLFSPLSVINFSRYSNLDEVKNFIKNNEENIQTVVANPELDLDSINFGEAQSPSLDNYADNVDTMKFLEVI; encoded by the coding sequence ATGAATATAGAAAAAATGATTTCAGGACTTTGCAAAGTCGGCGATTATATCAAAGAATTTTTAGAAAAGAAACCCGAAAATTATAATGAAAATGATGAAAAATTTTCTGCTTTGTTGAGAAAATCGGAAATTGAAAATTCATGGTTCACCATCGAAAATCAAAAATTCTCCTTAAAACAATGGTCGGCTTTATTAACTGAACAAAACATTAAAAATTGGCTCTCAAATTATCAAATTGCAAAAATTTCTAAAAAAGTCGGTTTGATTTTAGCGGGAAACATCCCAATGGTGGGATTTCACGATGTGATGTCTGTAGTTTTAAGCGGAAATATTCCCGTGATTAAACTGTCATCAAAAGATAAATTGATGATTCCTTTTCTTTTGAAAAAATGGAATGAATTTTCCGGTGGAAATGTAGAATATGAACTGGTGGAAAAATTAGAAAATTTCGATGCGGTGATTGCGACAGGAAGCAATAATACAGCACGTTATCTCGAATATTATTTCAAGAACCATTTAAGCATAATCCGAAAAAATAGAACTTCAATTGCGGTTTTGAACGGTGATGAAACCGATGAACAGCTGCAACTTTTGGCAGATGATATTTTCAGATATTTCGGATTGGGTTGTAGAAATGTAACCCGAATTTTTATTCCTGAAGATTTTAAAATCGACAGACTTTTTGAGAATTTTTTGAATTTTAAAGAAATTATCAATCACAACAAATACGCCAATAATTACGAATACAATCGTGCGATTTATTTGTTGAATCAAGAGCGGTTTTGGGATAATAATTTTGTGATGTTGAAAGAAGATGAAAATCTTTTCTCACCACTTTCTGTGATTAATTTTTCAAGATATTCCAACCTCGATGAAGTGAAAAACTTTATCAAGAACAATGAGGAAAATATTCAGACGGTCGTTGCAAATCCCGAATTAGACTTGGATTCCATCAATTTTGGTGAGGCACAAAGTCCGTCGTTGGATAATTATGCAGACAACGTTGATACAATGAAATTTTTGGAAGTTATTTAG